From a single Capsicum annuum cultivar UCD-10X-F1 chromosome 12, UCD10Xv1.1, whole genome shotgun sequence genomic region:
- the LOC107850598 gene encoding exocyst complex component SEC8 isoform X1, which translates to MGKFDLLPIPKDKAYLREELARVDENWAAARFDSLPHVVRILTSKDREGDVQVLKEQSEIIEEVVDEVVHAYHGGFNKAIQNYSQILRLFSESTQSIGVLKSDLAEAKKLLGARNKQLHQLWYRSVTLRHIISLLDQIEGIAKVPARIEKLINEKQFYAAVQLHVQSALMLEREGLQTVGALQDVRSELTKLRGVLFYKVLEDLHAHLYNKGEYSSTFFNTSERDDEVPTTVAVPLSMNNSQPLSRRTRLLKGDNQFGSFGAGEGSHRTSSIDGSSLVEGHDEDGEDTLSDGNPASLRINGTDGASKDVKIFSHQVPTWLSDSTPDEFVEAVRKADAPLHVKYLQTMVECLCMLGKVAAAGAIICQRLRPTIHEIITTKIKAHAENALRPRIGQAAQAAITGLHYLKGQVESFQSSKQKHQNGIYLAVLLAVSPVSPVMAPTGIAQAAAKELLDSILDTVVHIFENHVIVGELLESKCSQQVDLNTPKSMPTDISWNPDSDASQATGGYSIGFSLTVLQSECQQLICEILRATPEAASADAAVQTARLASKAPSKDKRDGSEDGLTFAFRFTDATVSISNQGVDLIRQGWGKRGSNVLQEGYGTSAILPEQGIYLAASIFRPVLQFTDRVASMLPQKFSQLGNDGLLAFVENFVKDHFLPAMFVDYRKAVQQAISSPAAFRPRAHAVTSYTPLAEKGRPILQGLLAIDFLAKEVLGWAQAMPKFAVALVNYVQTFLERTYERCRTSYMEAVLEKQSYMLIGRHDIENLMRRDPASACLPCSVGELNTEYGASSGESSEIEMEISDTLLKLRPIRQENLIRDDNKLILLASLSDSLEYVADSIERLAKICHSTSKKVEENGGQKAPHHSRTSSMPPKDLASFAEEYRKLAIDCLKVLRVEMQLETIFHLQEMTSKEFLDDQDAEEPDDYVISLTSLITRRDEEMAPFIAGSRRNYIFGGICSVASNGSIKALADLKSINLFGVQQICRNSIALEQALAAIPSIDGEAVQLRLDRVRTYYELLNLPFEALLAFIAEHENLFSFAEYSDLLKAQVPGRDIPADALDRVAEVLPR; encoded by the exons ATGGGAAAATTTGATCTACTACCAATTCCGAAAGATAAAGCG TACTTAAGGGAGGAACTTGCTAGGGTAGATGAGAACTGGGCTGCTGCCCGGTTCGATTCACTGCCTCATGTTGTTCGTATATTAACCTCAAAAGATCGTGAAGGTGATGTCCAAGTCTTAAAGGAGCAGAGTGAAATTATTGAGGAAGTTGTGGATGAAGTAGTGCATGCCTACCATGGTGGCTTCAATAAAGCTATTCAAAATTATTCTCAG ATTTTGCGGTTATTCAGTGAATCTACCCAAAGTATTGGTGTTTTAAAGAGTGACTTGGCGGAGGCAAAGAAGCTTCTTGGTGCTCGTAACAAGCAGTTGCATCAGTTATGGTATCGGTCTGTTACATTGCGACATATTATCTCCTTGTTAGATCAAATAGAAGGCATAGCTAAG GTTCCTGCTCGTATCGAAAAGCTCATTAATGAAAAACAATTCTATGCTGCTGTGCAGTTGCATGTTCAATCGGCTCTTATGCTTGAACGGGAGGGCCTTCAAACG GTTGGAGCTTTACAGGATGTCAGATCTGAGTTGACAAAGCTACGGGGAGTTCTCTTCTATAAAGTTTTGGAGGATCTGCATGCCCATCTTTATAATAAGGGTGAATACAG TTCAACTTTCTTCAATACCAGTGAAAGGGATGATGAAGTACCAACCACTGTAGCTGTACCATTGTCCATGAACAACTCACAGCCTCTCTCTCGAAGAACTAGATTGCTAAAAGGTGACAATCAGTTTGGTTCATTTGGAGCTGGGGAAGGATCCCACAGAACTAGCTCTATTGATGGCAG CTCCCTAGTAGAAGGTCATGATGAGGATGGTGAAGATACTTTGTCAGATGGCAATCCTGCCTCTTTAAGGATTAATGGCACTGATGGTGCTTCGAAGGATGTAAAAATTTTCTCACATCAAGTTCCGACATGGCTTTCAGATTCTACACCAGATGAATTTGTT GAAGCAGTCAGGAAAGCTGATGCTCCGTTGCATGTGAAGTACCTGCAGACCATGGTCGAGTGTCTTTGCATGCTTGGGAAAGTAGCAGCAGCAGGAGCCATAATATG CCAAAGGTTACGACCTACTATCCACGAGATAATCACGACAAAGATCAAAGCTCATGCCGAAAATGCTTTACGGCCTCGCATTGGCCAGGCTGCTCAAGCAGCCATTACAGGTCTTCACTATCTTAAAGGGCAAGTGGAGAGTTTTCAGTCTTCAAAACAGAAGCATCAAAATGGGATATATCTCGCAGTGCTACTAGCAGTCAGCCCTGTTTCACCTGTCATGGCTCCTACAGGAATAGCACAGGCAGCTGCAAAGGAACTCCTTGATTCAATTCTTGATACTGTTGTTCATATATTTG AGAACCATGTAATTGTTGGAGAACTTCTTGAGTCAAAGTGCTCACAACAAGTTGACTTGAACACGCCAAAGTCCATGCCGACAGACATCAGTTGGAACCCTGATTCAGATGCATCTCAAGCCACTGGAGGCTATAGTATTGGCTTTTCATTGACTGTCTTACAG AGTGAATGCCAACAACTCATATGTGAGATCCTGCGAGCTACTCCAGAGGCTGCATCCGCAGATGCTGCTGTCCAAACAGCAAGACTTGCAAGCAAGGCCCCTTCAAAGGATAAGAG GGATGGGTCAGAAGATGGTCTAACATTTGCATTTCGTTTCACAGATGCTACTGTAtccatttcaaatcaag GGGTTGACCTCATTAGGCAAGGATGGGGTAAAAGAGGCTCCAATGTACTCCAAGAAGGTTATGGTACATCAGCTATTTTACCTGAGCAGGGAATTTATCTAGCAGCCTCGATATTCCGACCCGTTCTTCAG TTTACGGATAGAGTCGCTTCCATGCTGCCACAGAAGTTCTCCCAACTTGG GAATGATGGACTTCTGGCATTTGTGGAGAACTTTGTGAAAGATCACTTCTTACCGGCAATGTTTGTTGATTATCGGAAAGCTGTACAGCAGGCAATATCAA GCCCAGCGGCATTTCGTCCACGCGCGCATGCTGTCACATCTTATACCCCATTGGCTGAGAAAGGTCGGCCAATCCTGCAAGGACTTTTGGCAATAGATTTCTTAGCAAAAGAG GTGCTTGGATGGGCACAAGCAATGCCAAAGTTTGCTGTTGCTCTTGTGAACTATGTTCAAACTTTTCTGGAAAGAACATATGAGAGATGTCGCACTTCATACATGGAG GCAGTTCTTGAGAAGCAAAGTTATATGCTCATAGGCAGACATGACATTGAAAATCTGATGCGACGCGATCCAGCTAGTGCATGTTTACCTTGTTCAGTTGGTGAGCTCAACACAGAATATGGTGCTTCCAGTGGTGAAAGTTCAGAGATTGAAATGGAAATCAGTGACACATTACTGAAGTTGCGGCCAATCAGACAG GAAAACTTGATTCGTGATGATAACAAGCTAATTTTACTGGCATCTTTAAGTGATTCATTGGAATATGTTGCCGATTCAATTGAAAG GCTCGCGAAGATTTGCCATAGCACATCAAAAAAGGTGGAAGAAAATGGGGGGCAGAAAGCTCCACATCATTCTAGAACAAGCAGTATGCCTCCTAAGGATTTGGCATCTTTTGCTGAAGAATATAGGAAACTTGCAATTGATTGCCTCAAGGTTCTTCGTGTGGAGATGCAACTGGAAACTATTTTTCATCTGCAG GAAATGACGAGTAAGGAATTCCTGGATGATCAAGATGCAGAGGAGCCGGATGATTATGTTATTTCATTAACTTCCCTG ATTACACGCCGGGATGAGGAAATGGCACCCTTCATTGCAGGATCAAGGCGGAACTATATATTCGGTGGTATATGTAGTGTTGCTTCAAATGGATCAATCAAG